The following are from one region of the Paenibacillus protaetiae genome:
- a CDS encoding TetR/AcrR family transcriptional regulator, protein MKREEKKLETKNRILEAAMCLFAEQGFEATTVAQITEAAGVAKGTFFNYFKTKEEVRGKLDKIIALDELVNLKDKPGPYAPVFLR, encoded by the coding sequence GTGAAACGGGAAGAGAAAAAACTCGAGACCAAAAACCGCATACTTGAAGCGGCGATGTGCTTGTTTGCCGAACAAGGCTTTGAAGCCACCACCGTCGCTCAAATTACAGAAGCTGCAGGTGTAGCTAAAGGCACCTTTTTCAACTATTTCAAAACGAAAGAAGAAGTCCGGGGGAAGCTTGATAAGATTATTGCGTTAGATGAGCTAGTCAATTTGAAGGATAAACCCGGCCCTTATGCCCCCGTTTT